One part of the Solanum dulcamara chromosome 8, daSolDulc1.2, whole genome shotgun sequence genome encodes these proteins:
- the LOC129900445 gene encoding transcription factor PIF7-like — MSHHTWNFYHQKQEQVVEKEEEENRYPRGHVHNQQNQFQVDPNPMSNKSEVAELTWENGQVAMHRLGSNLPNEQTKHTWEKAGDTLESIVHQATFQKHNHSNIMGSDGQNQANINRDKNAFYGCQQTRGVLKRMRSSDSDPQLYGGGITVELSAHASAKDNDIPMVTWPCNEDSAFHGGSENKEEEPETKSSNLSKRSRRAAVHNQSERRRRDRINEKMKALQKFVPNASKTDKASMLEEVIKYLKQLQAQVQLISNARNMEQQMMMMSLGMQSHIQMPLLAGMGMCSTAGMLNNMTANLARAPYPSPLIYPTSSSIPTLCPPFMSPDFAMASSIPTPSQPNRDSISPTITKSAAAPNIATNSFPFNHPYNAFLPQSMKMEFNNEMAAQYLQQANQENVNIQGQKE, encoded by the exons ATGAGTCATCATACTTGGAATTTTTATCACCAAAAACAAGAACAAGtagtagaaaaagaagaagaggagaacaGATATCCTCGCGGCCACGTGCATAATCAGCAGAATCAGTTTCAAGTTGACCCCAATCCCAT GTCCAATAAGTCTGAAGTTGCAGAGTTAACATGGGAAAATGGGCAAGTAGCCATGCATAGACTTGGAAGCAACCTCCCCAATGAGCAAACAAAACACACATGGGAAAAGGCTGGTGACACACTAGAATCAATTGTGCATCAAGCCACTTTCCAAAAACACAATCATAGTAATATAATGGGAAGTGATGGCCAAAATCAGGCAAACATCAACAGGGACAAAAATGCATTTTATGGTTGTCAACAAACAAGAGGTGTACTAAAGAGGATGAGATCATCAGATTCTGACCCTCAATTATATGGTGGTGGAATAACAGTAGAACTTAGCGCTCACGCAAGTGCTAAGGACAATGATATCCCCATGGTAACATGGCCTTGTAATGAGGATTCTGCCTTCCATGGTGGCTCG GAAAACAAGGAGGAAGAACCTGAAACAAAAAGCTCCAACCTGTCAAAACGCAGTCGAAGAGCTGCTGTTCATAACCAGTCAGAGAGG AGACGCCGTGATAGAATCAACGAAAAGATGAAAGCTCTACAGAAGTTTGTGCCAAATGCAAGTAAG acaGATAAAGCATCAATGCTGGAGGAAGTGATAAAGTACTTAAAGCAGCTTCAAGCACAAgttcaattgataagcaatgCTAGAAATATGGAGCAGCAAATGATGATGATGTCTCTCGGAATGCAATCACATATTCAAATGCCTTTACTAGCAGGAATGGGCATGTGTAGTACTGCAGGAATGCTTAACAATATGACTGCTAATTTAGCTCGAGCTCCTTATCCGTCTCCCCTCATTTATccaacctcttcatcaattccCACTCTTTGTCCTCCCTTCATGTCACCAGACTTCGCCATGGCATCATCAATTCCTACTCCATCACAACCTAACCGCGATTCCATCAGCCCCACAATCACCAAATCTGCAGCTGCCCCCAATATTGCAACCAATTCATTCCCTTTTAACCACCCCTATAATGCATTTCTACCTCAA TCAATGAAGATGGAGTTCAATAATGAGATGGCAGCCCAATATCTGCAGCAGGCCAATCAAGAAAATGTCAATATCCAAGGGCAAAAAGAATGA
- the LOC129900599 gene encoding remorin 1.4 — MKRNIYDLGDGEFAAAIAATAFAICSLEENAGSQYQTKTRGPVIRPAEAAPMRRPSTMNGKTSAEIVAITPAANDKMQKGISRGSRTAENKADAWEKAQIAKIRKRHDELVSALLAWENQKKMMAKQQMERRKNQVELAMKRNLQHYKNKLVRIDQIANGARTQAEEKRRYEESKVKEKSNKIRLTGTGPVTCYCF, encoded by the exons ATGAAAAGAAACATTTATGACTTGGGCGATGGAGAATTTGCAGCAGCAATTGCAGCTACCGCGTTTGCTATATGTTCCCTTGAAGAAAATGCTGGCTCTCAATATCAGACAAAAACAAGAGGACCTGTTATTAGGCCAGCAGAAGCAG CTCCAATGAGAAGGCCATCCACGATGAATGGTAAAACTTCAGCAGAAATAGTGGCCATAACTCCTGCTGCTAATGATAAAATGCAAAAGGGAATTTCAAGAGGAAGCAGAACTGCTGAAAACAAAGCTGATGCTTGGGAGAAAGCTCAGATAGCCAAAATAAGAAAGCG ACATGATGAACTTGTTTCTGCGCTTCTTGCTTGGGAGAATCAAAAGAAGATGATGGCGAAACAACAAATGGAAAGGAGAAAG AATCAAGTGGAGCTTGCTATGAAAAGGAATTTGCAGCATTACAAGAACAAACTAGTGAGGATTGATCAGATTGCCAACGGAGCAAGAACACAAgcagaagagaaaagaagatatgaagaatctaaagtgaaagaaaaatcaaataagATTAGATTAACAGGGACTGGACCTGTTACATGTTACTGCTTCTAA